A DNA window from Cobetia marina contains the following coding sequences:
- a CDS encoding late competence development ComFB family protein, whose translation MGVHNYMEQLVFDGIRLHATASGMDGDSREDVACIALNQLAPRYIRHDVDMAFYMTPAEQELLEERVALALDDAVARVHSMPRRS comes from the coding sequence ATGGGCGTCCACAATTACATGGAGCAACTGGTGTTCGATGGCATACGCCTGCATGCCACGGCCAGCGGCATGGATGGCGACAGCCGCGAGGATGTCGCCTGCATCGCGCTCAATCAGCTGGCACCGCGCTACATCCGTCATGATGTGGACATGGCCTTCTACATGACCCCTGCCGAACAGGAGCTGCTGGAAGAGCGTGTGGCCCTGGCTCTCGATGATGCGGTGGCCAGGGTGCACAGCATGCCGCGACGCAGCTAG
- a CDS encoding amino acid ABC transporter ATP-binding protein, giving the protein MIAVRNLIKKFGGQAVLDGITLEVKQGEIIVVIGPSGTGKSTLLRCINFLEQPDDGEIQIGEHKVAATRASRHDILALRRNSAFVFQNYALFANKTALENIAEGLIVVNGWPKAKAHQRAREILERIGMSEKTDAFPAALSGGQQQRIGIGRAMAAQAEVILFDEPTSALDPEWVDEVLELMKQLAVERQTMIVVTHEMQFAREVADRVIFMEGGRIVEQGPPSQLFSAPKDDRTRAFLRKVLDEVPPQGAAGI; this is encoded by the coding sequence ATGATTGCAGTCAGAAATCTGATCAAGAAATTCGGCGGGCAGGCCGTGCTCGATGGCATCACGCTGGAAGTGAAACAGGGCGAGATCATCGTCGTCATCGGCCCGTCGGGTACCGGCAAGTCCACCTTGCTGCGTTGCATCAACTTCCTGGAACAACCCGATGACGGGGAAATCCAGATCGGCGAGCACAAGGTCGCGGCCACACGCGCCAGTCGCCATGACATTCTTGCCCTGCGTCGCAACAGTGCCTTCGTGTTCCAGAACTATGCGCTGTTCGCCAACAAGACGGCGCTTGAGAACATTGCCGAGGGCCTGATCGTCGTCAATGGCTGGCCCAAGGCCAAGGCGCATCAACGCGCCCGCGAGATTCTCGAGCGCATCGGCATGAGCGAGAAGACGGATGCCTTCCCGGCGGCGCTTTCCGGTGGACAGCAGCAGCGGATCGGCATCGGGCGTGCCATGGCGGCCCAGGCCGAGGTCATCCTGTTCGATGAGCCGACCTCGGCGCTCGACCCGGAATGGGTCGACGAAGTGCTGGAGCTGATGAAGCAGCTGGCGGTGGAGCGTCAGACCATGATCGTGGTCACCCACGAGATGCAGTTTGCGCGGGAAGTCGCTGACCGCGTCATCTTCATGGAAGGCGGGCGTATCGTCGAGCAGGGGCCACCGAGTCAGCTGTTCAGCGCGCCGAAGGATGACCGCACCCGCGCCTTCCTGCGCAAGGTGCTCGATGAAGTCCCGCCGCAGGGAGCGGCAGGTATCTGA
- a CDS encoding amino acid ABC transporter permease: MDTLNIDYMLGLLPVMLKYLPLTLKMACIGMVAALVLASLLAVVRVLKVPVLNALTVVFISFFRGTPLLVQLFLFYYGLPQVMSFLTQIDGVTATILGLTLHFSAYMAESIRAAIVGVDRSQTEAALSIGMTNVQLMRRIVLPQAARVAAPTLMNYFVDMIKSTSLAFTLGVTELMGATQKEAASSFLYFESFIMVAIVYWVMVEGLSFVQRWMEKRLNKAYQR; encoded by the coding sequence ATGGATACTCTCAATATCGATTACATGCTTGGCCTGCTGCCGGTCATGCTCAAATACCTGCCACTAACACTCAAGATGGCCTGTATCGGCATGGTGGCCGCGCTGGTACTGGCCTCGCTGTTGGCGGTAGTGCGGGTGCTGAAGGTGCCGGTGCTCAACGCGCTGACCGTGGTGTTCATCTCCTTCTTCCGCGGTACGCCGCTGCTGGTGCAGCTGTTCCTGTTCTACTACGGCCTGCCGCAGGTGATGTCGTTCCTCACCCAGATCGATGGCGTGACCGCGACGATTCTGGGCCTGACGCTGCACTTCTCTGCCTACATGGCCGAGTCGATCCGTGCGGCCATCGTCGGCGTCGATCGCAGCCAGACCGAGGCGGCGCTGTCCATCGGCATGACCAATGTCCAGTTGATGCGTCGCATCGTGCTGCCACAGGCAGCCCGTGTGGCGGCTCCCACGCTGATGAACTACTTCGTGGACATGATCAAGTCCACGTCGCTGGCCTTCACGCTGGGGGTGACCGAACTGATGGGCGCGACCCAGAAGGAAGCGGCCAGCAGCTTCCTGTACTTTGAATCCTTCATCATGGTGGCCATCGTCTACTGGGTGATGGTGGAAGGGCTGTCCTTCGTGCAGCGCTGGATGGAGAAACGTCTCAACAAGGCCTATCAGCGATGA
- a CDS encoding amino acid ABC transporter substrate-binding protein produces MAAALGAAAMGSLAAHADTLKVGMSGGYFPFTFVKQDKLQGFEVDVLNAVGEITGDDVEFVTMSFSGLIGALEAGRIDTVANQITITDARKAKFAFTQPYVYDGAQVVKRRGNDEITGVESLKGHSVAVNLGSNYEALMKELPYADQIDIKTYESNIEQDTALGRVDAFVMDRVSASQVIQKTPLPLELAGTPFSRLENALPFRKDAEGEAKRDAVDAALTELKENGRLAEISNKWFGNDITTP; encoded by the coding sequence ATGGCGGCGGCATTGGGGGCTGCTGCCATGGGCAGCCTGGCCGCTCACGCCGACACCCTGAAGGTCGGCATGTCCGGGGGCTACTTCCCGTTCACCTTCGTCAAGCAGGACAAGCTGCAGGGCTTTGAGGTGGATGTCCTGAATGCCGTGGGCGAGATCACCGGCGACGATGTCGAATTCGTCACCATGAGCTTCTCCGGTCTGATCGGTGCACTGGAAGCGGGTCGTATCGATACCGTGGCCAACCAGATCACCATCACCGATGCGCGCAAGGCCAAGTTCGCCTTCACCCAGCCGTACGTCTATGACGGGGCGCAGGTGGTCAAGCGTCGTGGCAATGACGAGATCACCGGCGTCGAGTCCCTCAAGGGGCACAGCGTGGCGGTCAATCTGGGGTCCAACTACGAAGCGCTGATGAAGGAGCTGCCGTACGCCGACCAGATCGATATCAAGACCTATGAATCCAACATCGAGCAGGACACCGCCCTGGGCCGTGTCGATGCCTTCGTGATGGACCGCGTCAGCGCAAGCCAGGTGATCCAGAAGACACCGTTGCCGCTGGAGCTGGCAGGCACGCCGTTCTCACGTCTCGAGAACGCGCTGCCGTTCCGCAAGGATGCCGAGGGTGAAGCCAAGCGTGACGCGGTGGATGCCGCGCTGACCGAGCTCAAGGAAAATGGTCGTCTGGCCGAGATTTCCAACAAGTGGTTCGGCAATGACATCACCACGCCTTGA
- a CDS encoding DUF3549 family protein → MTPLSSLSNFFQRTGADVHLYHLGRILSPLSLEELEAFETQQQPWSQPFKGQARLACVFRPAGIDDPLVWFLALPLDEEGRLSPPQRDAFLERLLTTLGQTALNVGRSDLLQAEAGKIDNLMQDNPLAFTPDDSLRAMLHARASIDCDRPASQYYEQAERYLAAQLPLDDWPSVGLQGIADGLTRRGEFTNELAEAMIERIGYLPDTPLRALALCLEQAPPAHPQLASPLTDSLEAELLDSLIRRGQTARELGDLETLCACLRAAAASPLPAAAEWLDTLLADESAASVDVLVAIAARGYAHLEDAERLPTFLVRLANCPQASFQALARDLALIPRLRLPVLVTLRNAEPDSALGLALASLTGRTVAPTQRH, encoded by the coding sequence ATGACTCCACTCTCCTCCCTGAGCAACTTCTTCCAGCGCACCGGTGCTGACGTGCACCTTTATCATCTGGGGCGCATCCTGTCCCCCTTGAGCCTTGAAGAGCTGGAAGCCTTCGAGACCCAGCAACAGCCGTGGTCGCAACCTTTCAAGGGACAGGCCCGGCTGGCGTGCGTCTTCCGACCCGCCGGCATCGACGATCCACTGGTGTGGTTTCTGGCCCTGCCGCTGGATGAAGAAGGCCGGCTTTCTCCGCCGCAACGAGATGCATTCCTCGAACGCCTGCTGACCACACTCGGCCAGACGGCACTGAACGTCGGTCGTTCTGACCTGTTGCAGGCCGAGGCAGGCAAGATCGACAACCTGATGCAGGACAATCCCCTGGCCTTCACTCCAGATGACAGCCTGCGCGCCATGCTGCATGCCCGCGCCAGCATCGACTGTGATCGCCCTGCCAGCCAGTACTATGAACAGGCGGAACGCTATCTCGCCGCGCAACTGCCCCTTGATGACTGGCCCAGCGTTGGCCTGCAGGGCATCGCCGATGGGCTGACGCGTCGCGGTGAGTTCACCAATGAACTTGCCGAGGCGATGATCGAACGGATCGGCTATCTTCCCGACACGCCGCTGCGCGCGCTCGCCCTGTGCCTGGAGCAGGCTCCCCCGGCCCATCCGCAGCTGGCCAGTCCGCTGACGGACAGTCTGGAGGCGGAGCTGCTCGACAGTCTGATTCGCCGCGGTCAGACGGCACGGGAGCTGGGAGACCTGGAAACCCTGTGCGCCTGCCTGCGTGCAGCGGCTGCCAGCCCCCTGCCAGCGGCCGCCGAATGGCTGGATACGCTATTGGCGGACGAGAGCGCCGCCAGCGTGGATGTGCTGGTCGCGATCGCCGCACGCGGTTATGCCCATCTGGAAGATGCCGAGCGCCTGCCGACCTTCCTCGTGCGACTGGCCAACTGCCCGCAGGCCAGCTTCCAGGCTCTCGCCCGTGATCTGGCGCTGATTCCGCGTCTGCGTCTGCCGGTACTGGTGACGCTGCGTAACGCCGAACCCGACAGCGCCCTGGGGCTCGCCCTGGCGTCGCTCACCGGCCGGACGGTGGCGCCGACGCAACGCCACTGA
- a CDS encoding ATP-dependent zinc protease family protein, giving the protein MPHSKTPARHHAHKAPPLDLRSLNHDLLGFRPRAVVGRRELIELPELHLHLNAKIDTGAHSSALHAENIEVFEKDEDLWVRFITRSGGSDSPPHDVETRVHDRRRVRSSNGQAQWRYVIRSRMQLAGLDYDIDMTLVDRSQMRHPILLGRRALRRLLVAPGAAYLHGEP; this is encoded by the coding sequence ATGCCGCATTCCAAGACCCCTGCTCGTCATCACGCTCACAAGGCACCGCCTCTGGATCTCAGATCCCTGAACCACGATCTGCTCGGCTTTCGGCCGCGAGCCGTCGTCGGGCGGCGTGAACTGATCGAGCTGCCGGAGCTGCATCTGCACCTCAACGCCAAGATCGACACTGGCGCGCACTCGAGCGCACTGCACGCAGAGAACATCGAGGTCTTCGAGAAGGATGAAGACCTGTGGGTACGCTTCATCACGCGCAGTGGCGGCAGTGATTCTCCGCCCCATGATGTCGAGACACGGGTCCACGACCGGCGTCGGGTCAGGTCTTCCAACGGTCAGGCACAGTGGCGCTACGTGATTCGCTCCCGCATGCAGCTCGCCGGGCTCGACTACGACATCGACATGACACTGGTCGATCGCTCCCAGATGCGCCACCCCATCCTGCTGGGGCGCCGTGCACTGCGTCGCCTGCTGGTGGCACCGGGTGCCGCCTATCTGCATGGCGAGCCCTGA
- the rimK gene encoding 30S ribosomal protein S6--L-glutamate ligase yields MHIGILSRNSRLYSTRRLIEAAEARGHTARVVDTLRCYMNIASHRPSIHYKGAEIEHFDAVVPRIGASVTFYGCAVLRQFEMMGTYVVNDSVAISRSRDKLRSLQLLSRKGLGLPVTGFAHSPDDIPDLITMVKGAPLVIKLLEGTQGIGVVLAETNQAAESVIQAFMGMKANIMVQEYIKEARGADIRCLVVGDKVVASMKRQAADGEFRSNLHRGGTASEIRITPEERSTAIRAAKAMGLAVAGVDLLRANHGPVIMEVNSSPGLQGIETATGKDIAGMIIDHIAKSAAPARKIPPKPKG; encoded by the coding sequence ATGCATATCGGTATCCTGTCGCGCAATTCCCGCCTCTACTCCACTCGCCGCCTGATCGAGGCAGCCGAAGCCCGCGGGCATACCGCACGCGTCGTGGACACGCTGCGCTGCTACATGAACATCGCCTCGCACCGCCCCTCCATCCATTACAAGGGTGCCGAGATCGAGCATTTCGACGCCGTGGTGCCACGCATCGGCGCCTCCGTCACCTTCTATGGCTGTGCGGTACTGCGCCAGTTCGAGATGATGGGTACCTACGTGGTCAACGACTCCGTGGCCATCTCCCGCTCACGCGACAAGCTGCGCTCGCTGCAGCTGCTGTCGCGCAAGGGGCTGGGCCTGCCGGTCACCGGCTTCGCGCATTCGCCGGATGACATCCCCGACCTGATCACCATGGTCAAGGGCGCGCCGCTGGTCATCAAGCTGCTGGAAGGCACCCAGGGCATCGGGGTGGTACTCGCCGAGACCAATCAGGCCGCCGAGAGCGTGATCCAGGCCTTCATGGGCATGAAAGCCAACATCATGGTGCAGGAATACATCAAGGAAGCGCGTGGCGCCGACATCCGCTGCCTGGTGGTGGGAGACAAGGTGGTCGCCTCCATGAAGCGCCAGGCCGCCGATGGCGAGTTTCGCTCCAACCTGCACCGTGGCGGCACGGCCAGCGAGATTCGCATCACGCCGGAAGAGCGCTCCACCGCCATCCGCGCCGCCAAGGCCATGGGCCTGGCCGTCGCCGGTGTCGACCTGCTGCGCGCCAACCATGGCCCGGTGATCATGGAAGTGAACTCCTCACCGGGTCTGCAGGGCATTGAAACGGCAACCGGCAAGGACATCGCAGGGATGATCATCGACCACATCGCCAAGTCCGCCGCACCCGCTAGGAAGATCCCGCCCAAGCCCAAGGGGTGA
- a CDS encoding SanA/YdcF family protein, which translates to MIVVGLNLWVVMSTRDRIASSPLTCESREVGIVFGTSHGLVGGGRNPHYQARLDTAAQLYRLHRVSNLLLSGDNRTRYYNEPMTMWRDLRDRNVPQQFMTLDYAGFSTFDTLVRAHKVFGVDQAVLVTQPWHLPRALFIADVLGLDAVGCPAVSERRPAGLRLMLREWLARAATVGDLYLWGRKPRFLGPAERLPTPVLPAVPAVSGS; encoded by the coding sequence ATGATAGTGGTCGGGCTCAATCTGTGGGTCGTGATGTCGACCCGTGATCGCATCGCGTCTTCCCCGCTGACCTGCGAAAGCCGTGAAGTGGGAATCGTCTTCGGGACCTCCCATGGCCTGGTGGGCGGAGGACGCAACCCGCACTATCAGGCTCGTCTCGACACCGCAGCCCAGCTCTACCGGCTGCATCGAGTGAGCAACCTGCTGCTGTCAGGGGACAATCGTACGCGTTATTACAATGAGCCGATGACCATGTGGCGTGACCTGCGTGATCGCAATGTGCCACAGCAGTTCATGACGCTGGATTACGCCGGATTCTCGACCTTCGATACGCTGGTGCGTGCGCACAAGGTCTTCGGTGTCGATCAGGCGGTGCTGGTCACTCAGCCCTGGCATCTGCCACGGGCACTGTTCATCGCTGACGTGCTGGGGTTGGATGCCGTCGGCTGTCCGGCGGTTTCCGAGCGTCGGCCTGCGGGGCTGCGGCTGATGCTGCGCGAATGGCTGGCGCGTGCCGCCACGGTGGGGGATCTTTACCTGTGGGGCCGCAAGCCGCGTTTCCTGGGGCCGGCGGAGCGACTGCCGACACCGGTATTGCCCGCCGTACCGGCCGTGTCAGGCAGTTGA
- a CDS encoding YceI family protein — protein MRYPTALRVLTASLIMSTAVSAQASWTLDSDASQLNFQSTKMSKNGASTVEQHAFDSWRARVNDAGQLSVEIDLDSADTGIEIRDQRVSEKLFEAGDYPLAVLTASLDMPTLKVMEPGDTQHVSLEGQLTLHDSTQTLPVSLQVTRLQGERWLVQTDAPVMVDASQFSLVDGIRTLRDLAGLGNIATQVPVSVKAIMTQEE, from the coding sequence ATGCGCTACCCGACAGCCTTACGTGTCCTGACCGCCAGCCTGATCATGAGTACTGCCGTCAGTGCACAGGCGTCATGGACACTGGACAGCGATGCCTCGCAACTGAATTTCCAGTCCACCAAGATGAGCAAGAACGGTGCCAGCACCGTCGAGCAGCACGCCTTCGATTCCTGGCGTGCTCGCGTCAATGATGCGGGCCAGTTGTCGGTCGAGATTGACCTAGACTCCGCCGATACCGGTATCGAGATCCGTGATCAGCGTGTCAGCGAGAAACTCTTTGAGGCCGGAGACTATCCCCTGGCCGTGCTGACCGCGTCACTGGACATGCCGACGCTCAAGGTCATGGAGCCGGGCGATACCCAGCATGTCAGCCTGGAAGGGCAGCTGACGCTGCATGACAGCACCCAGACCCTGCCGGTGAGCCTGCAGGTGACACGTCTGCAGGGAGAGCGCTGGCTGGTGCAGACGGATGCGCCGGTGATGGTCGATGCCAGCCAGTTCTCGCTGGTGGATGGCATCCGTACCCTGCGTGACCTGGCGGGACTGGGCAACATCGCGACCCAGGTGCCGGTCAGCGTCAAGGCGATCATGACGCAGGAAGAGTGA
- the sufT gene encoding putative Fe-S cluster assembly protein SufT, with translation MSHTEDQLASLGKGQKMPLQRDVEGISVPFGKSVTLHEDAVVEVMQAKGGTVSVAYEGRMYLIESFSLDALGLDAVPRPHLPAGQSDAEIEAFVWAQLRTCFDPEIPVDIVELGLVYGCRIDTLISGEKMVNLKMTLTAPGCGMGNVIAEDAKRKILGAEDVSKVHVEIVFSPPWSREMMSEEARLELGMF, from the coding sequence ATGAGCCACACTGAAGACCAGCTGGCCAGCCTCGGCAAGGGCCAGAAGATGCCGTTGCAGCGTGACGTGGAAGGTATCTCGGTACCCTTCGGCAAGTCGGTGACCCTGCATGAGGACGCGGTGGTCGAAGTCATGCAGGCCAAGGGCGGCACCGTCAGCGTGGCGTACGAAGGCCGCATGTACCTGATCGAGAGCTTCAGCCTCGATGCACTGGGACTGGACGCCGTGCCGCGCCCGCATCTGCCGGCCGGGCAGAGCGACGCCGAGATAGAGGCCTTCGTCTGGGCGCAGCTGCGCACCTGTTTCGACCCCGAGATCCCGGTGGACATCGTCGAGCTCGGGCTGGTCTATGGCTGTCGTATCGACACCCTGATCAGCGGCGAGAAGATGGTCAATCTGAAGATGACGTTGACGGCACCGGGCTGCGGCATGGGCAACGTGATCGCCGAGGATGCCAAGCGCAAGATCCTGGGCGCGGAGGATGTCTCCAAGGTTCACGTCGAGATCGTGTTCTCGCCCCCCTGGTCGCGGGAGATGATGAGTGAAGAGGCGCGCCTGGAACTTGGCATGTTCTGA
- a CDS encoding cysteine desulfurase, producing the protein MSALDNLMLDVVRVREDFPILERRVHGDVPLIYLDSAATSQTPTAVIDAMSDYYRNTNANIHRGLHSLADEATAAYEGTREKVRAFINARLTREVIFTRGTTEAINLVANSWGANWLNAGDEVLISVMEHHANIVPWQMLAERLDIVIKVIPCDDDGVLDMAAYRDLLGEKTRLVCVNQVSNALGSINPVAEMARLAHAHDALILVDGAQAVPHQQVDVRETDADFYVFSGHKMYGPTGIGVLYGKEALLDAMPPWQGGGEMIRTVSFENGTLFADLPHKFEAGTPPIAEVIGLGKAIDWLDCTHMALITRWEQQLMRHATERMREVDGLRIIGNSPDKAGAISFVVDGAHAQDIGLLIDQLGVAIRTGHHCAQPVLRRFGVDATCRASFAAYNTPEEIDLFVEALQRVLTMVR; encoded by the coding sequence ATGAGCGCACTCGACAATCTGATGCTCGATGTCGTGCGGGTCCGCGAGGATTTTCCGATCCTCGAGCGTCGCGTGCATGGTGACGTGCCGCTGATCTATCTCGACAGCGCCGCCACCAGCCAGACGCCGACTGCCGTCATCGACGCGATGAGCGATTATTACCGCAACACCAATGCCAATATCCACCGTGGCCTGCACAGCCTGGCGGACGAGGCGACGGCCGCTTACGAAGGGACGCGCGAGAAGGTACGTGCCTTCATCAATGCGCGCCTGACGCGTGAAGTCATCTTCACGCGCGGCACCACCGAGGCGATCAACCTGGTCGCCAACAGCTGGGGGGCCAACTGGCTGAATGCCGGTGATGAAGTGCTGATCTCGGTGATGGAGCATCACGCCAACATCGTGCCCTGGCAGATGCTGGCGGAACGCCTGGATATCGTCATCAAGGTGATACCGTGCGACGACGATGGCGTGCTCGACATGGCGGCCTACCGTGACCTGCTGGGCGAGAAGACGCGCCTGGTCTGCGTCAATCAGGTCTCCAACGCCCTGGGCAGCATCAACCCGGTGGCCGAGATGGCCAGGTTGGCGCATGCTCACGACGCGCTGATTCTGGTCGATGGCGCCCAGGCGGTGCCGCATCAGCAGGTCGATGTACGCGAGACCGACGCCGACTTCTATGTCTTCTCGGGCCACAAGATGTATGGCCCGACCGGCATCGGCGTGCTCTACGGCAAGGAAGCGCTGCTCGATGCCATGCCACCGTGGCAGGGCGGCGGCGAGATGATCCGCACGGTCTCGTTCGAGAACGGCACCCTGTTCGCGGATCTGCCGCACAAGTTCGAGGCTGGCACGCCGCCCATCGCCGAGGTCATCGGGCTGGGCAAGGCCATCGACTGGCTGGACTGCACCCACATGGCGCTGATCACGCGCTGGGAGCAGCAGCTGATGCGCCATGCCACCGAGCGCATGCGCGAAGTGGACGGGCTGCGCATCATCGGCAACTCGCCCGACAAGGCCGGCGCGATCTCCTTCGTGGTCGACGGTGCCCACGCCCAGGACATCGGTCTGCTGATCGATCAGCTGGGGGTGGCCATCCGGACCGGTCATCACTGCGCTCAGCCGGTGCTGCGACGTTTCGGTGTCGATGCCACCTGTCGCGCCTCCTTCGCGGCCTACAACACGCCGGAGGAGATCGACCTGTTCGTCGAGGCTCTGCAGCGCGTGCTGACCATGGTGCGCTGA